The region GGAGCACATAGAGGGCCATCGCCAGCATCACGACGCCGAAGATCTGGCTGACCCGGTTCATCCAGCCGCCCGGTTTGGGGATGAGCTTGTCGGCTCCCAGGCCCATAAGCAGCAGCGGCATTCCGGCGCCGATCCCCATCACGAAGAGGCTGAGGCCTCCCAGCACGGCATCGCCGGTCATCGAGATGAAGATCACCGCCCCGCTGATGACGGGCGCGGTGCAGGTGCCCACGATCAGGGCAGAGAGGGCGCCCATAATTGCGGTGCCCAGCAGCCCCTTGCCCTGGGCTTCGTCGCTGGCTTTGGTGAGTTTGCTCTGCCAGGAGGCGGGCAGGCCCAGCTCGAAGTAGCCAAAAAGCGAGAAGGCCAGGGCCACGAAGAGCCCCGCCATCGGGATCATCACCCAGGGGTTATTCAGATGGGCTTGGATATCGAAGCCCAGCAGTCCGGCGACGATTCCGATGAGGGCGTAGGTGGCTGCCATGGAGACCACATAGACCAGCGAAATGATAAAGGCGGTGGAACGGCTCACCCCTCCCTCTTTGCCCGCCTGTTTGACCAGGATCGACGAGAGGATGGGGATCATCGGCAGGATGCAAGGAGTCAGAGCCAACAGCAGCCCGGCGATGAAAAAGAGCAGCAGGACAAAAAGGACCCCCTCATCGGCCAATGCCCGGGCGATCTTGGCGCTGTTGCCCTCTTTGGCCAGAGTGGAGATTTTGGCGAAGAAACCAGGGTGTTCAGCTTTCGCTGAAGATTTTGGATTTTGGATTTTGGATTTTGGATGGGTTTGGTCGTTGGTCGTTGGTCGTTGAGAGCTGAGCGTTGAGCGTTGAGCGTTGAGCGTTGAGGATTTGTTTTCTTCGGTTGCTCGGTTGCTCGGTTGCTCGGTTGCTCGGTTACTGGATTCCTCATTTGAAGGCTCCGCCTTCAGGTCGAAGGTGTATTTCTGGGGGGCGTAGCAGATGCCGGCGTCGCTGCAGCCGCTCAGGTCGATCTCCAGGGTGAAAGGGCCTTCGATGCCTTTCTCCCTTAGCTTCTGGAGGGGGATGTCGATGTTGAGGGTACCGTAATAGACCTTCTGGCCTTCGTAATCTACGGGTTCGGGTTTTTTGACATCGAGCTCGAAACTTTTGGGCTTGATGATTTTGAAATGGAGGTCTTTGGCGTAGATGTGGATCTTTTCTCCCAGTTTGACGGTGGTTTTGATCTTGTCCCCCCGGATCTTGGCCTGGACTTTGAAAGCCTGATCGGGGGTGAGGAACTTGCGCTGGAGATGAAATCCGCCGCTGCTTCCAAAGCCGGCCTGGAGCCAGAGCATCGGAGTGAGCAGCAATCCCGCGATTATAATGAGACGTCGTAACATTCAGTTTCCTCCCGGAAAATTTTGATAGTTTTATTGTACCTTTTTGCCGTGTAGTGCTTTGGCACATAGACTCGGCGAAACTATAACGCATATTTGTTAATTCAAAGTATCACTATAAAGGAAACGAATGAGTAACCGTTTGATCCACGAGCAGTCCCCCTACCTGCGGCAGCACGCCGAGAATCCTGTGGATTGGTATCCCTGGGGGGATGAGGCCTTTGAAAAAGCAAGGCGGGAGGATAAGCCGATCTTCCTCTCCATCGGTTACAGTGCCTGCCACTGGTGTCACGTGATGGAGCGGGAGAGTTTCGAAAATCCCGAGCTGGCAAAGCTGCTCAATGAACATTTTGTCTCCATCAAAGTGGACCGGGAGGAACGCCCCGATATCGACAAGCACTTTCAGGAGGTCTTCGTGACGATGAACGGCAGGGCCGGGGGGTGGCCGCTGAGTATTTTTATGACGCCGGAGAAAATTCCTTTCTACTCGGCGACCTATATTCCCCCCGAGCCCCGCTACGGGATGATGGGATTTGGGGAGCTGCTGGAGACCATCGCCGCCAAATATGCCAAGGATCGCGAAACCCTCATCGAGAAGGGGCGGGAAGTCCTGGAGTTCATCAAACCCAAGGATAAGATCCAGGCGACCCGGATCGACGCTCAGCTCGAGTCGATCGTGCTCAAGCAGATCAAACAGGTCTATGAACCGAACTTCGGTGGCTTCGGCGGTGCGCCAAAATTCCCCCACGCTTCGACCCTGCGCCTGGCCCTGGCGATGCTGCAGCTGCGCGATGATAAGGAGCTGGAGCGTATCGTGCGTCATACCCTGGAGAGTATGGCGTTGGGCGGGCTCTACGACCTGGTCGACGGAGGTTTTTGCCGCTACAGCACCGACGAGAAGTGGCTGGTGCCCCATTTCGAGAAGATGACTTATGACAATGCTCTGCTGGCGGAGGTCTATGCTAAAGCGGCCGCTGTCTTTGAAAACGAGGATTATTGGCAAATCGCCCGGGAGACTTTGGACTTTATGCTGGAGCGGATGATGGAGGGGAATCTCTTTTTCTCCGCCAGCGATGCCGACAGTGAGGGAGAGGAGGGCGAATACTTCGTCTACGACTATGCCGAAGCGGTGGAAGCCTTTGCCCGGGCGGGGATCACGGAGCCGGAGCTTGCGGCCCGGAAGTTGGGGATGAGCCCGGAGGGGAATTTCGAAGGGAAAAACATCCCGCGTTTAAGCGCTTTTCAAGAGCGTAACGATCCTCAGCTCAACAAGGCCCTGAAGGTTTTGAAAGAGCTCAGAGCGAAGCGTTGCTATCCCTTTATCGACCGCAAGATTCAGAGCTCCTGGAACGCGATGATGATCCGCGCGCTTTTCGTGGCGGGACGTCGGGAGCCGCGTTACCTGGAGCAGGCGAAACGCAGCCTAGAGGCGTTGGAGGGGAAAATGACTGCAGGCGTGTGGATCTTCCACTCGGCCCTTATCGATATGGAGCCGAAGATCGAGGGCTTTTTGGAAGATTACGCCTGGTGGATCAGCGCCCTGCTGGAGGGGTACCGCAGCACCCTGGATGAGCGTTATCTGATCCGAGCTACGGAGCTGGGCAACGAGGCGATCCGCCGCTTCTACGACCGGGGGCGCTGGCGGATCGACGACGGGGAGTTCCGGGAGGTCTGTGAGGATACCGATACGGGCTACCCCTCGGCCCTGGCGGTGATGACGGAGGCCCTGCTGGGGATTCGGGCCCTCATCGACCCGGTCTACGACAAATTCATCGCCCGGACCCTGGAGGTCCACTCCTATCAGCTGATGCGCCAACCCATCGCCCGGCCTACGCTGGCAGAGGCGGCTATCCGCCATTTGCGCGACGACTTGATCGTCAAAGGGGCCCTAGAGCGGCTCCGCCCCCATATCCCCGAGATCGACGGTATCGGATATCCCTGGTTCTGGCTCCGAACCGCCTTTGAGAGCGGCTATATGCTCTGCGGAACCCGGAACTGCTTTGCCAATGAGGAGAGCTTCGAAATGATCCGCAAAGCGGTGAGCTACTGGGTGAATGAGGAATTAGGAATGAGGAATGAGGAACCGAATAACCGAATAACAGAGTAACCGAGTAACCGAGTAACCGAGCAACCGAGCAACCGAGCAACCGAATTCTCAACGCTCAACGCTTAGCTCTCAGTTCTCAGCTCTTTCAATAGATCACTCTTGCCAGATAGAGCCCCTCTGGAGGGGCTAAACGGGTGGTGTATCGCTTACCGAGCTCAAGTTGTTCTTTGAGCTGTTCCAGGCTCAGTTCACCGTTGGCGACGGCTGCGGCGGCGTGGACCATCATCCGTACCTGCGCCCGGAGAAATCCGTCGGCGTGGAAGTAGATGTAGCCGTATTTTCCCCTCCGGAGAAAATAGGCCCGGGTGATCGTGCGGATGTTGTGGGCGGTTTCGGAGCCGGTTTTGAGAAAGTGGCTGAAGTCGTGGCGTCCCTGGAAAGTTTTCAGGGCTTCACTGAGTTTTGCTTCGTCGGCAATGGCGAGTCCGGCGACATACTTTCGCTCGAAAATAGAGGGTTCTCGGCGGAAAATGTAGCGGTAGATCCGCTCTTTGGCGTCGTAACGGGCATGGAAATCGGCCGGAACGGGGGTGAGGTGCTTGAAGCGGATGGCGTCGAGGCGCCGATTGAGGTGGATCTGCAGTTCATCCAGGGGTTGTTTCGCCCAGTGAGGAGGGAGGTCGAAGTGGATCACCTGTCCCGTGGCGTGGACGCCGGCGTCGGTGCGACCGCTCCCAACGATGGGAGTACCGATCCCCAGTGAAGCCAGGGCCCGCTCCAGAGCCCCCTGTACGGTGCGGGGCGTGCGCTTCTGGCGCTGAAATCCCTCGAAGGCCGATCCGTCGTAGGCGATGACCGCTTTGATCCGCTGCATCGTCAGAAGCTCCTGAGCACCCTGCGGCGCAGCAGGAAGATCCCCAGAGCCAGCAGGAAGATGACCAGGGCGATAAAAAGAGGAACGCTACCGCTCTTTTGGAGGATCGCCGCCGGCAGGTAGACGGCCAGGGCGGTAATGAAGATCACCGCGATCGAGAGGCTGCGCTGATAGCGGGGATTGTAAAAGGTCAAAGCGGCGATGATCCCAAAAGCGAGGATGGGTGTCAGCGAAACGAAAATCAGATAGAGAAGTTTCCCCCGTCGCCCCTTGTCGTGCAACGCCTTTTTCCAATACTCTCGGCTCGTGACGATGCTCTGATAGACGTTGCGGGGATATTGATAGATATCGAGCTCCCGGTAATGAAGGTTCTCGACCTTTTTGGGGTCGCTGGTCTCCCCCGTGCCGTTGCGCAGGGTCAGGGTAAAGCGCTTGCCGTCGTTGGCCACTCTTCCTTCCCGGGCGATGAAGAGCTGGTAGGCCCCCTTGGTGCCCTGGTTGAAGAGAACCATATTCCGATAGGTGTCGTTGGCGTCTTTGCTCTCGACGAAGACGTGGTAGCTGCCGAAATTCTGGCTGAGTTTGTTGGGGGAGATATTGAGGGTGGCTTCGGCGATCTTCTGGCGCTTGAAGTGGTTGAGCTTCTGCTTCATCTGAGGGTAGAGCATCACGGAGAGGACCAAAAGCAGGGCGGTAAAGAGCAGGAGCGTCGGGATCATAAAGCGAAGCACCTTCCCGGGGGTATGGCCCAGGGAGAAGAGGGCGATGAACTCGTTCTCCTCGGAGAAACGGGTGAAGGTATTGGCCAGGGCGGCGATCAGGGAGAGGGGAACGGTGTAGAAGAAGATCTCCGGAAGCATATAGCCAAAAAGCTGCACCAGCTCCCTAAACTCCAGGTTGACCCGGGAGGAGAGGATGGAGAGCTGAATGACGAAGATCAGGGAAACCACCAGCAAAAAGGGGAGGAAGACCAGGAGATAGGCTTTGGCGAAAGACCAGAGGATATAGCGCCGTGTTTTACCCATAGATGAGCTGCTCCAAAAGCCGATAGATCGGTTTGTCGAAGAGATAGAGGATCAGGGTTCCCAGGGAGAGAAAGGGCACGAAGGGGATCATCGTATCTTTGGCGAGCAGGGAGGGAAGGATCGCCAGGATTGCCGAGAGAAAGAGGGCGATGAAAAATCCGGGAAGCCCGAGTAGGGCCGCCATCGTTCCGGCCACGATCACATCGGCACCGCCCATCGCCTCTTTTTTGAGGGCTTTGCCAAGCAGCCAGGCCAAGAGCCAGAGCCCTCCGGCGGCAAGTGCTGCATCCCGAAGGGCCGTGACAAGAACCTCCCAATCGCCCAGCTGCCAGGCGTGGGCCGCCGCCGCCAGCAGGGCCGTGACGAGGGCGAAAAAGTTGACCGAATCGGGGACAGCGAAATACTCGAAGTCGATCATACTCAGAGCCAGCAGGGCCGAAAAGGTTGCCGCGATGAAGAGAAAATAGAGGATCGCGGGGAGACCGGGTTGCTGCAGCTGGGGGGCGAGCTTGAAGTAGAGGGCCGTCCAGAGCAGGGCATTGAGCAATTCCACCAGGGGGTAGCGGGCACTGATCGGCTCACGGCAAAAGGCGCAGCGCCCCCGCAGGGCGATCCAGGAGAGCAGGGGGACATTGTGATACCAGTGCAGGCTCTCGCCGCATTTGGGGCAGTGGGAACCGGGCCAGGCGATATTCTCCCCCCGGGGAGTGCGGTAGATCACCACGTTGAGAAAGGAGCCCACCAGGAGCCCGAGGATGAAGGCCGCCGCAGCGCCCAAAAAGATTCCCGTCATTTAAATGCCTCCGAATTTACGGTTTCTGTTTTTGAAATCATCGATGATGCTTTGGAGCTCTTCGACGGAAAAGTCGGGCCAGTAGGTCGGGGTAAAGGCCAGTTCCGTGTAGCTGAGCTGCCAAAGCAGAAAATTGCTCAGCCGCTGCTCCCCGCTGGTGCGGATCAACAGATCGACATCCGTATACGGAGTGTCCAGATGGCGGCTGATGTTCTCTTCGCTTGGCTCTTCGCCCGCTGCGAGGCAGCGCCGGACACTGCGGACGATCTCATCCCGCCCTCCGTAGTTGAGAGCCAGGATCTGGGTGAGGCGGCGGTTGTTCCGCGTCAGCTCCCGGGTCGCTTCGAGGGTTTGGCGCAGTTTGGAGCCGAAGGGGCTCAGATCCCCGATGGTTTCGAAACGGATCCCGTGCTCCATATAGTGCTCCTGCTCCTGGCGGATATACTTTTCGAGCAGGTGCATCAGGTAGTCCACTTCCATCTTGGGGCGTTTCCAATTCTCGGTGCTGAAAGCATAGAGAGTCAGTGTCTCGATCTCCGGCTCCTTGGCGCAGTACTCGGTGACACGTCGAACCGTTTCGACCCCCGCTTCGTGGCCCTTGGTGCGGCGCAGGCCCCGCTCGGCCGCCCAGCGTCCGTTGCCGTCCATAATGATGGCGAGATGTCGGAGGGTGTTACTCATCGGCTGCCAGCCTCTTCGCCTGCTCGAGGATGCTGAAGGCCAGCTCCGATTTGGGGGCGGTATGCAGCTCTGTCTCCTCATCCGCCGTGATGAAAGTGACGGCGTTCTCATCTTTGCCGAAGCCTTTGCCTTCGCCGACGTGGTTGTAGCAAACCGCATCGACCCCTTTTTCCTCCAGGAGTTTGCGGGCGTTCTCCCTGCCCGCTTCGCTGTCGGTCTCGGCTTTGAAAGCGACGGAGACGATCCCGCTTTTGTCCAGAGAAGCGAGAAGGTCGGGGTTGCGGACCAGCTCCAGCGTCCAAGTCTCCCCGAGAGTATTCTTTTTGAGTTTGCCCTCCTGGGGGAAGCGGGGGCGGTAGTCGCTGACTGCCGCCGCCATAAAGAGGTAGGGGGTCTTTTGGACCATTCCGACGGGGTTGGGGTTGTTCATACTGGGTTTGCTCATCACCCCTTTTTTGGCGACCCGGATGCAGTCGACGAGGTATTCGCCCATCTCTTCGGCGCTCTCCACATCGATGGTGTAGACCTTTTGGGGCAGACCCTCGTTGGCGACGGTGCGCAGGTAGCAGACATCGGCGCCCCGGAGCCAGAGGGCGGTCGCCAGGGCGTCGGCCATTTTGCCGCTGGAGCGGTTGCCGATGTAGCGCACGGGGTCGATCGCTTCCCGGGTGCCGCCGCCGGTGACGACCGCTTTGCGGTCCTGCCAAAAAGGATCACGCAGCAGGGCCCGCGCCCCCTGGTAAAAGATCTCCAGAGGCTCGGCCAGGGCGCCGCTGCCTTCGTCACCGCAGGCGAGGAGCTTTTCGGCGGGTTCGATGACGGTGACGTCGTTGACCTTGAGCATTTTGAGGGAGCCTTCGGTGTAGTGGCTGCGGAGCATTTGGGTATTGGCCGCGGGGGCCACCAGGAGGGGCCCGGCGTAGGCCAGGGCGCTCTGGAGCAGCAGGTTGTCGGCGATCCCTTTGGAGAGCTTGTTGAGGGTGTTGGCGGTGGCGGGTGCGATGATGAAGGCTTCGGCCCATTTGCCCACGTCGATATGGTTGAGTGGGCCGCTCCAGCTCTCGGTAGATTCGGTGAGCACGGGGCGGCGGGTAAGGGCTTCGAAGGTGAGCGGGGAGACGAAGCGCTCGGCGGCGGGGGTCATCACCACCTGCACCTCAGCTCCGGCTTTGATGAAGAGCCTCGCTACGTCACAGGCTTTATAAGCGGCGATGGAGCCGCTGACGCCCAGGAGGATGCGGCGTCCCTGGAGATCGACTTTGGGGGTCATGCGCGGCCTTTGTTGAAAAATTTGCGGTAGAAGCCTTCGACGATCTTGAGAGGAGTGCGGCTGATGGCCAGAGCCCCCGAGGGAACATCCCGGGTGACGGTGCTGCCCGCGGCGATGATGCTCTCATCCTCCACGGTCACGGGGGCGACCAGTTGGGTGTCGCTGCCGATGAAGACGTTTTTGCCGATGATGGTCTTGTATTTGGCTTTGCCGTCGTAATTACAGGTGATAGTGCCGGCGCCGATGTTGGTACCTTCGTCGATCTCGCTGTCGCCCAGGTAGCTCAGGTGGCCCGCTTTGACCCCCTTGAGGATGGACTTTTTGACTTCGACGAAGTTGCCGATATGGGTATGCGAAAGGTTCGATCCTGGGCGGATACGGGCCATAGGCCCCACGTCGCCGTCACGGATCACGGAATCCTCGATGACGCTGTGGGCTTTGATGTGGGCATTTTCGATGCGGCAGCGGCCGTGGATCTGCACACCGCTTTCGAGCTCGCACTCCCCGAGGAACTCCGCCCGGCAGTCGATATAGATCGTCTCGGGCAGGCGCATTGTGACCCCCTCCAGCATCCAGTAGCGCCGGATGCGCCGCTGCATGATCTCCTCGGCATGGGCCAGGTCCACTCGGGAGTTGACCCCCTTGAACTCCTCCTCTTCGACGAAGACCGGCTTGACGTGGCGTCCCTCTTCGACCGCCATTTTGACGATGTCGGTGAGGTAGTATTCCTGTTGGGCATTGTCATTGGAAAGGGCGGGGATATAGCGCTCCAACAGTTCGCGTTTGACGCAGTAGACCCCGGCATTGACGGTCTGGATGAGGCGCTGTTCGGGGCTGCAGTCCTTCTCTTCGACGATCTCTTTGACTTCGCCTTTTTCGATGACGACCCGTCCGTAGCCGCTGGGGTCCTCCACGTCGATGACACTCATCGCGATATCTCCGCCGGCATCGACGAGGCGGAGCAGGGAGCTGGTGGTCACCAGAGGCATATCGCCGTTGAGGATCAGCACCCGATCGTGCCGGTAGTCGATCCCCCGGAGGGCTCCGCCCGTGCCGGGATAATTCTCGGCATCCTGACGGTGGATCTTGATCTTTTTGTATTCGCTTTCGATCGCCTCTTTGACCCGGTCAAATTGATGGTGAAGCACGACCGTGACATCGTCGCTGATCTTCACCGCGGCATCCAGGGCGTGAAAGAGCATCGGTTTCCCGCTGATGGTGTGGAGGACTTTCGGGGTCTTCGATTTCATTCGGGTTCCCTTGCCCGCGGCGAGGATCACGATACTGACAGACATACTTGTTGTTCCTTTTGGGTAAAATCTCTTCAAAATATAGCAATTATATCCAAAGGGAATTAAGGTGAAATGCAGACATTTCGGAGCCTGCGGCAGTTGCACGCTCTACAAATTGGACTATGAAAAGCAGTTGGAGCGCAAAGCAGAGAGGCTGCGGGGGCTTTTGGCCCCTTTTTATGATGGCGAAATAGAGCGCTTTGCCTCCCCAGACTCCCATTACCGGGCCAGGGCGGAGTTTCGTATCTGGCACGAGGGCGGCCGGGCCGACTACGCGATGGGCAATCTGAGCAAGGACGGCAATGTCATTATAGAAGAGTGCCCCAAAGTGATCCGCCCCGTCGAAGAGCGAATGGAGCCGTTGCTGGAGGCGGTCAACGCTTCGCCGGTGCTTTCACGCAAGCTCTTCGGTGTGGAGTTCCTGGCCGCGACGACGGGGGAGTGCCTGATCACGATGCTCTATCATCGTCCGCTGGACGAGAGTTGGGCACGGGAAGCCAGGGCCCTGGAGGAGCAGCTCAACGCTTCGATTATCGGTCGGGCCCGCAAACAGAAGGTCGTCCTCTCCCGGGAGTTTGTCACCGAGGAGCTGGAGATTGATAGTAAAAAATATAAATATCGCCACTACGAGGGGGGATTCACCCAGCCCAACCCCTACGTCAATACCAGGATGATCGCCTGGGCCAGGGAGCGGGCCGCCGAAGCGGGGGGAGGGGATCTGCTGGAAGCCTACTGCGGGTTGGGGAATTTCACCATCCCTTTGGCGGAGAATTTCTCCAAGGTCCTGGCGACGGAGATCAGCAAAAACTCCATCAAAGCCGCCAAAGAGAACTGTGCCCTCAACGGGGTGGAGAATATCGAGTTTGTCCGCCTCAGCTCCGAGGAGATGACTTCTGCCCTACGCAAAGAACGGCAATTTAACCGCCTGAAGGGAATCAATATTGATGAATATGATTTCAAATGCGTCCTAGTAGACCCTCCCCGCGCCGGGTTGGACGAAGCGACACGGGAGTTGATCACCACATTTGAAAATATCATCTACATCTCCTGCAACCCCGAGACCCTGGCACGGGACCTCGAGCGGTTGAGCCAAAGCCACGAAGTGCATGCCGCGGCGAGCTTCGACCAGTTTCCCCACACGGAGCATTTGGAGAGTGGGGTCTTTTTGCAGAGGAGGCAGATCAATCCTTGACGAAAGGTAAAAGTATGACTGAAGTATTAGCCAATTACACAGCGGACATTTCAGAATTGAAACAGAATCCCTGTGAGCTGATCAAAAGGGCTGAGGGACAGGCCGTGGCGATTTTGCACCACAACAGACCCAGCGCTTATCTTCTCCCTGCTGAACTTTATGAACAAATGATAGATATTCTGGAGGATTATGCTTTGACCCAGGAGCTTAAGAAGCGCTTGAACGATGAAGAAAAACCAATAACAGTAAAACTCGATGAACTATGAGTCAACGTCTATCCCAAAAGCTCAAAGGAAAGCATTGAACAAAGAACAATCCAAAATCCAAAATCCAAAATCCAAAATCTCCAATCCCTGGCTCTTCCCCACCGCCCAGAAAAACGACTTCGTTTTCACCCCCTCTCCCAGGGATTTCACCGTCAAAGAAATTCCCCTTTATGAGTTTTCAGGCGAAGGGGAGCACCTGATCGTGCAGGTGCGCAAGAAGGGGTTCTCGACCTGGGAGTTGACCGACCGGCTGAGCAACCGTCTGGGTATTCCCAGGCGGCAGATCGGCTATGCGGGGCTCAAGGACAAGCACGCCTTGACCACTCAGTATCTCTCTTTACCCGCCGCTTGTGAAAAGTCGTTGGAAGGAATGGAACTGGAAGGGGTGAAAATCCTCGACGTGACCCGTCACGACAACAAGCTCAGGGTCGGGCATCTCAAAGGCAACCGCTTCCGCCTGCGTTTCAAAAAGGTTTTGGGGGTGCAGAAGGAGAAGATCGACTCCGTGCTCGATTGGATCGAGCGCTGGGGGATGCCCAACTACTTCGGCCTCCAGCGATTCGGCACCGAAGGGAACAATTGGCAGGAGGGCCTGGCGCTGGTAGAGGGACGCTTGAAGATCCGCGAGCGCAAAATGCGGGAGTTCCTCATCAGTGCCTATCAGAGCAGGCTCTTCAACGATTGGTTGAGCCGGCGTATCGGGCTGAGCCGGTTGCTGGAAGAGTTTGGCGAACGGGAGGTAGAAACGATCGAGAAACTTCCCGCCGGATCGCTCTCAGGGGTCAAAAAACAGGAGCACTTTTTCAAAATCCTCTCGGGGGATCTGATGATGCACTATCCCTATGGCAGGCTCTTCCCGGCCGAGGATCTCGACTCCGAAGCGGCAAAGTTCGCCGCCAAAGACCGGGCTCCCACCGGTCTGCTGCCCGGTCGGAAGGTCAAGCGGGCCGAAGGGACTGCCCGGTTGATCGAAGAGCTTTATGACGGCAAGAGGATTTCGGAGCAGGGGAGCCGCCGATATGCGTGGGTCTTTCCATCGGAGATCCACCGCCGCTATGTGCCGGAGAAGGCGCATTATGAGCTGAGCTTCACACTGCCGAAAGGGAGCTATGCGACGGTGCTGGTGGCGATGCTGAAAGGGAAATGGAATGAGGAGTGAGGAATTATGGTTTGCGTTACACGGTAACGCTTTTATTTGAAGTGATGGGACGATGAAAAGAGTTGACGAAATTCGGGATTTTGTCGAAAAGGCCGAGGCGATCCTGGTCACTGCGGGTGCTGGGATGGGGGTCGATAGCGGTTTGCCCGATTTTCGGGGGGATGAGGGGTTTTGGCGGGCCTATCCGCCCCTGAAGAAACTGGGGATACGTTTCGAAGAGATGGCGAATCCCCGCTGGTTCGAGGATGATCCAGAACTTGCCTGGGCTTTTTACGGTCACCGGCTCAATCTCTACCGTGAAACGGAACCCCACGAGGGGTTTGCGATTCTCCGCCGGCTGATCGCCGCCAAAGGGGGAAACGGTTTTGTCTTTACCTCCAACGTAGACGGGCAGTTTCAGAAAGCGGGCTTCGATGAGCAGGCGATCTATGAAGTGCACGGCTCGATCCACTATTTGCAGTGTCTGCACAATTGCACCGATGCCATCTGGCCCAATGAAGAGGAGGTTCCCGTAGATACAGAGCGTTTCCGGGCCTTGCGTATTCCCCGCTGTCCCCGCTGTGGAGGCGTGGCGCGCCCCAATATCCTGATGTTCGGCGATTGGGGATGGAACAGCAATCGAAGCGAAGCCCAGGCGATAGGATTCGGTGCCTGGCTTGAAAAAAACAGAGCGAAACAGATGGCGATCATTGAGGTTGGGGCCGGAACTGCTGTGCCTACCGTCCGCCGTCAAGGGGAAGTTTTGGCCGCGAAGCTTCCCGGAGCCCGACTCATCCGCATCAATCCCGGAGAGCCTCAGATCGATGAAAGGCTTGGCTGGGGATTACCCCTGGGAGGTTTGGAGGGGATTTGTGCGATCGTGGGTCGGGAGTGAACCCGCTCTCAAAAGATCCAGTAACTTTAGAGGTTATTGATCGGGGCAAGAGAGAGCCGGGAGCAGCGACTTTAGTCGCTGAAATGAGCCCACGATCTTTAGGAGTATGCTACTAAAGTCGCCTCTTCTGGACCAATGAACGACAAAAAGCAAGGGTAGAACTTTTCGTAACATCAGTTAGTAAGGGATCTTGTCCTCTTTCTCCTCCCAGAGTTTCAAAAGCCGGGTGCACGTGGGAAGCGGATGACGTGCGAAAGGGATGGGATCGGGTTTTTCACCCCGGATGATTTCGGTGATAAAGGTGTCATCGAAGCCGATTTTTGCGGCCTCCTCTTTGGTGTTGCAGTAGATCACCCGGTCGAGATGGGCCCAGTGGATGGCTGAAAAGCACATAGGACAGGGCTCTCCGGTACAGTAGAGGGTGCAGCCATTCAGGTGAAAGCGCTGTAGTTTTTCCCCGGCTAAGCGGATCGCCAAAATCTCGGCGTGGGCAGTGGGATCGTTGCGCAGCACGACCTCGTTATGGGCGGTGGAGACAATTTCACCCCGGTAAACGATCACAGCGCCGAAGGGTCCGCCGTGGCCCGCTTCTACCCCTTTGCGGGCCTCTCCGATCGCAATCTGAAGATATTCTTCGGTATTCATACGCTCTTCCTCGAGATAATGTTATCTATACTCAATAGCTTTAGTGTAGCAGGGTTTCTGAGGAAATTTTAACGAGTGGGGTCAGAGCATTCCCTCGTCGGCGAAACTGAAATACCCCTCCTTGGTCAAAATGACGTGATCGAGCAGATCGATGCCCACCAGACGGCCTACCTCTTTGAGGCGGTCGGTAATGGCGATATCGGGGCGGCTGGGCGTCAGGGTGCCGCTGGGGTGGTTGTGGGCGACGATGATGC is a window of Nitratifractor salsuginis DSM 16511 DNA encoding:
- the dsbD gene encoding protein-disulfide reductase DsbD; the encoded protein is MLRRLIIIAGLLLTPMLWLQAGFGSSGGFHLQRKFLTPDQAFKVQAKIRGDKIKTTVKLGEKIHIYAKDLHFKIIKPKSFELDVKKPEPVDYEGQKVYYGTLNIDIPLQKLREKGIEGPFTLEIDLSGCSDAGICYAPQKYTFDLKAEPSNEESSNRATEQPSNRATEENKSSTLNAQRSTLSSQRPTTNDQTHPKSKIQNPKSSAKAEHPGFFAKISTLAKEGNSAKIARALADEGVLFVLLLFFIAGLLLALTPCILPMIPILSSILVKQAGKEGGVSRSTAFIISLVYVVSMAATYALIGIVAGLLGFDIQAHLNNPWVMIPMAGLFVALAFSLFGYFELGLPASWQSKLTKASDEAQGKGLLGTAIMGALSALIVGTCTAPVISGAVIFISMTGDAVLGGLSLFVMGIGAGMPLLLMGLGADKLIPKPGGWMNRVSQIFGVVMLAMALYVLRGVLSPGLFMFLASLLLLGSALYLRVFDSGDHYKGAAKLIQLLALVLFLYGSTLFVGTLAGAQSLLNPLEPFTAKTVAASAESDSPLVPMARRRGYTLERLQREIAQATKEGKPVIVDIGKENCAACSELEHITFPDPKVREALKRFKFLQIDITDNTPKEQEILKHYKLFGAPNILVFDSKGRPLPDKFMVGFVPPRNFVMRLKEIH
- a CDS encoding thioredoxin domain-containing protein: MSNRLIHEQSPYLRQHAENPVDWYPWGDEAFEKARREDKPIFLSIGYSACHWCHVMERESFENPELAKLLNEHFVSIKVDREERPDIDKHFQEVFVTMNGRAGGWPLSIFMTPEKIPFYSATYIPPEPRYGMMGFGELLETIAAKYAKDRETLIEKGREVLEFIKPKDKIQATRIDAQLESIVLKQIKQVYEPNFGGFGGAPKFPHASTLRLALAMLQLRDDKELERIVRHTLESMALGGLYDLVDGGFCRYSTDEKWLVPHFEKMTYDNALLAEVYAKAAAVFENEDYWQIARETLDFMLERMMEGNLFFSASDADSEGEEGEYFVYDYAEAVEAFARAGITEPELAARKLGMSPEGNFEGKNIPRLSAFQERNDPQLNKALKVLKELRAKRCYPFIDRKIQSSWNAMMIRALFVAGRREPRYLEQAKRSLEALEGKMTAGVWIFHSALIDMEPKIEGFLEDYAWWISALLEGYRSTLDERYLIRATELGNEAIRRFYDRGRWRIDDGEFREVCEDTDTGYPSALAVMTEALLGIRALIDPVYDKFIARTLEVHSYQLMRQPIARPTLAEAAIRHLRDDLIVKGALERLRPHIPEIDGIGYPWFWLRTAFESGYMLCGTRNCFANEESFEMIRKAVSYWVNEELGMRNEEPNNRITE
- the truA gene encoding tRNA pseudouridine(38-40) synthase TruA: MQRIKAVIAYDGSAFEGFQRQKRTPRTVQGALERALASLGIGTPIVGSGRTDAGVHATGQVIHFDLPPHWAKQPLDELQIHLNRRLDAIRFKHLTPVPADFHARYDAKERIYRYIFRREPSIFERKYVAGLAIADEAKLSEALKTFQGRHDFSHFLKTGSETAHNIRTITRAYFLRRGKYGYIYFHADGFLRAQVRMMVHAAAAVANGELSLEQLKEQLELGKRYTTRLAPPEGLYLARVIY
- a CDS encoding LptF/LptG family permease, which gives rise to MGKTRRYILWSFAKAYLLVFLPFLLVVSLIFVIQLSILSSRVNLEFRELVQLFGYMLPEIFFYTVPLSLIAALANTFTRFSEENEFIALFSLGHTPGKVLRFMIPTLLLFTALLLVLSVMLYPQMKQKLNHFKRQKIAEATLNISPNKLSQNFGSYHVFVESKDANDTYRNMVLFNQGTKGAYQLFIAREGRVANDGKRFTLTLRNGTGETSDPKKVENLHYRELDIYQYPRNVYQSIVTSREYWKKALHDKGRRGKLLYLIFVSLTPILAFGIIAALTFYNPRYQRSLSIAVIFITALAVYLPAAILQKSGSVPLFIALVIFLLALGIFLLRRRVLRSF
- a CDS encoding prepilin peptidase, giving the protein MTGIFLGAAAAFILGLLVGSFLNVVIYRTPRGENIAWPGSHCPKCGESLHWYHNVPLLSWIALRGRCAFCREPISARYPLVELLNALLWTALYFKLAPQLQQPGLPAILYFLFIAATFSALLALSMIDFEYFAVPDSVNFFALVTALLAAAAHAWQLGDWEVLVTALRDAALAAGGLWLLAWLLGKALKKEAMGGADVIVAGTMAALLGLPGFFIALFLSAILAILPSLLAKDTMIPFVPFLSLGTLILYLFDKPIYRLLEQLIYG